A window of Longispora fulva contains these coding sequences:
- a CDS encoding formylglycine-generating enzyme family protein: MITETALGSPLRWIRVPGGVCLYGDNATPRPVADLWWTATPVTNAQIGGVGEPDWPVTGLSHASAAALATALGGRLAKVTEWEWAASGPRRRPWPWGERDWTSRHARLSGGDLPLDVPGPVAAHPDGATPLGLLDMAGLVWEWTASAVPGGGHQVRGGSFASRPLYARTTFLNAAPSELCSEGIGLRVVRAA, translated from the coding sequence ATGATCACAGAAACCGCGCTCGGCTCGCCGCTGCGCTGGATCCGCGTACCCGGCGGGGTCTGCCTCTACGGCGACAACGCCACCCCCCGCCCGGTCGCTGACCTGTGGTGGACGGCGACGCCGGTCACCAACGCGCAGATCGGCGGCGTCGGGGAGCCGGACTGGCCGGTCACCGGCCTGTCGCACGCCTCCGCCGCCGCCCTCGCCACAGCCCTCGGCGGCCGGCTGGCGAAGGTCACCGAGTGGGAATGGGCCGCCTCCGGGCCGAGGCGCCGGCCCTGGCCCTGGGGAGAGCGGGACTGGACCAGCCGGCACGCCCGCCTGTCCGGCGGGGACCTCCCGTTGGACGTGCCCGGTCCGGTGGCCGCCCACCCCGACGGGGCCACCCCGCTGGGTCTTCTGGACATGGCCGGGCTGGTCTGGGAATGGACGGCCAGCGCTGTGCCGGGCGGCGGGCACCAGGTCCGCGGCGGGTCGTTCGCGTCCCGTCCGCTGTATGCGCGCACCACGTTCCTCAACGCCGCCCCTTCGGAGCTGTGCTCCGAAGGGATCGGGCTGCGGGTGGTGAGGGCGGCGTGA
- a CDS encoding glycosyltransferase family 2 protein: MTSLADVLAGRDNDHRPHTTAFTARTRLGWHTPTPPEAGEGTGVSVVIPAHNNDYSLPAVLDALDARRHLQTRVEVIVVDDASTDDTGRIAAKHRAVDRVMRFPQKRGPAAARNLGTFLATWPTVIYLDADMVIAPHVLTDMAVRAHPELVLVGFRQNVPYSRGRDDTPIVPGLEPDLAADHRVLWKPPVGKPMFYSGQVYTAPLVGHPLDDTDDFRDLGNGRAYFDWDLPRMLVTALVAVPRAKVADVGGFDPGFGPDGWGSEDTHLGAALAAAGCKIVPLRQARGWHIDPPDADAAWQAKFATAAARIAHYRHLLTLPAPTGKAGEFAATGARLLTETEDLR; encoded by the coding sequence GTGACCAGCCTCGCCGACGTGCTCGCCGGCCGCGACAACGACCATCGGCCCCACACCACCGCGTTCACCGCGCGCACCCGCCTGGGTTGGCACACCCCGACCCCGCCGGAGGCCGGCGAAGGCACGGGGGTGTCGGTGGTGATCCCCGCCCACAACAATGACTACAGCCTCCCGGCCGTCCTCGACGCCCTCGACGCCCGCCGCCACCTCCAGACCCGGGTGGAGGTGATCGTGGTCGATGACGCCTCCACCGACGACACCGGCCGCATCGCAGCCAAGCACCGCGCCGTTGACCGGGTCATGCGCTTCCCGCAGAAGCGGGGACCGGCCGCCGCCCGCAACCTGGGCACGTTCCTGGCGACCTGGCCCACCGTGATCTACCTCGACGCCGACATGGTCATCGCCCCGCACGTGCTCACCGACATGGCCGTGCGCGCACACCCCGAACTGGTGTTGGTGGGCTTCCGGCAGAACGTGCCATACAGCCGGGGCCGCGACGACACGCCCATCGTGCCGGGCCTGGAACCGGACCTGGCCGCCGACCACCGGGTGCTCTGGAAACCGCCGGTCGGTAAGCCCATGTTCTACTCCGGGCAGGTCTACACCGCTCCGCTCGTCGGCCACCCGCTGGACGACACCGATGACTTCCGCGACCTCGGCAACGGCCGCGCCTACTTCGACTGGGACCTGCCCCGGATGCTGGTCACCGCCCTGGTCGCAGTACCCCGCGCGAAGGTCGCCGACGTCGGCGGCTTCGACCCGGGCTTCGGGCCCGACGGGTGGGGCTCGGAGGACACCCACCTGGGCGCGGCCCTGGCCGCCGCCGGCTGCAAGATCGTCCCGCTGCGCCAGGCGCGGGGCTGGCACATCGACCCGCCGGACGCCGACGCGGCGTGGCAGGCCAAGTTCGCCACCGCCGCCGCCCGCATCGCCCACTACCGGCACCTGCTCACCCTGCCCGCCCCGACCGGTAAGGCGGGCGAGTTCGCCGCCACCGGGGCGCGGCTGCTCACAGAGACGGAGGACCTGCGATGA
- a CDS encoding DUF6884 domain-containing protein gives MTSLGHLAGRRCIVACSAEKTFTTHPVPALDLYQGGAVPPLRARLGGQPALRSRVRILSAEHGLIGADELLLPYDRPLDADRAVQLRPLVREQLAAEESGAPVTEWLVIAEPLYLVLLADLLAHPARPQLHWVHDHAHGWPQAAAVLDGWGWP, from the coding sequence GTGACCTCGCTCGGACACCTCGCCGGCCGCCGCTGCATCGTGGCCTGCTCGGCGGAGAAGACGTTCACCACGCACCCCGTGCCGGCGCTCGACCTCTACCAGGGCGGAGCCGTCCCACCGCTGCGCGCCCGGCTCGGCGGACAACCGGCGCTGCGGTCGCGGGTGCGGATCCTGTCGGCCGAACACGGCCTGATCGGCGCGGACGAACTCCTGCTGCCGTACGACCGGCCCCTCGACGCCGACCGTGCGGTACAGCTGCGACCCCTGGTCCGCGAGCAACTGGCGGCGGAGGAGTCGGGGGCGCCGGTGACCGAGTGGCTGGTCATCGCCGAACCGCTGTACCTGGTGCTGCTGGCCGACTTGCTCGCCCATCCAGCCCGGCCCCAGCTGCACTGGGTGCACGACCATGCCCATGGCTGGCCACAGGCCGCCGCCGTCCTCGACGGCTGGGGGTGGCCGTGA